Genomic segment of Bacteroides stercoris ATCC 43183:
ACGGACGCTTTATAGAACACGTATTCGGACCGGACGACCGCAAGACTCCTGCTATTACCAAAGCCGACGGGGTGGACTATATCCCGCTGCCTACGTGGAAAATCTTTATGATACAGTTCCTGAATATCGCAGGCCTGGGACCTATCTTCGGTGCAATCATGGGAGCGAAATTCGGTTCGGCATCCTATCTGTGGATAGTGTTCGGAAGTATTTTTGCCGGAGCGGTGCACGACTATTTTGCAGGAATGCTTTCGTTGCGCAACGGGGGCGAGAGCCTGCCGGAGATTATAGGCCGTTATCTGGGCGTGACTACCAAGCAGGTGATGCGCGGATTTACCGTTGTCCTGATGATACTTGTGGGAGCCGTGTTTGTGGCAGGCCCTGCCGGACTGCTTGCCAGCCTGACGCCGGAAACGCTGGACACTGTTTTCTGGATTGTGGTGGTCTTTATCTATTATATACTTGCCACCTTGCTGCCGGTGGATAAGATTATCGGCAAGATATATCCGCTGTTTGCCATTGCGCTGCTGTTTATGGCGGTGGGCATTTTGGTTATGCTCTACGTGAAGCATCCGGTATTGCCGGAAGTATGGGACGGATTGCAGAATACCCATCCCAACGCTTCGGCGCTGCCTGTATTTCCCATTATGTTTGTCAGCATCGCGTGCGGGGCTATCAGCGGTTTTCATGCCACGCAAAGCCCCTTGATGGCACGCTGCATGATGAGCGAGCGCCATGGACGTCCTATATTCTACGGAGCCATGATTACCGAAGGCATCGTGGCCCTTATCTGGGCTGCCGCCGCTACTTGCTTCTTCCATGAAAACGGAATGGCGGAGACGAATGCCGCCGTCATTGTGGATGCCATTACGAAAGACTGGCTGGGAACAATCGGAGGCGTACTGGCTATACTGGGTGTGATTGCAGCCCCCATTACCAGCGGCGATACCGCTTTCCGTTCGGCACGGCTTATCGTTGCAGATTTCCTGGGGATGGAACAAAAAACGATGCGCCGCCGTTTATATATCTGCATACCGATGTTTTTGGCTGCTATCGGACTGTTGCTGTACAGCCTGCGCGATAAGGACGGTTTCGATATGATATGGCGTTACTTTGCATGGGCCAATCAGACCTTGTCCGTCTTTACCCTATGGGCTGTCACAGTGTATCTGGTGCGTGCGAGGAAGTTGTATTTCCTGACGTTGATACCTGCCCTTTTCATGACCTGCGTCTGTACAACGTATATCTGTATAGCGCCCGAAGGTTTCGGCCTGTCGCATCCGGCATCCTACGGCATAGGAGCAGCCGGTGTGGCGATAGCTCTAGTATGGTTCGTGCTATGGAAGAAAAGACAAACAGACTAAAAAACTCTTAAACCGATGAAGAAACTCAAGAAATCTACCGGGCTGACCGTAGCCCTGCTTATTTATGTTTCTGCCACCGCGGCGTATTTCCTGCCGCGCAATACGGAAATTAGCAATACGGAGAAATATGTAACCGTAATCGCTTCGTATGTCATCGTACTGGCGTTGTGGCTGGTGCTGCGCAAAAAAGAGGAGTTGCAGCGTAAGCGCCGTGAAGAAGATAAAATAGAACGAAAATAATTATTCACTTAAAAACGAAAACAAGATGAGAAGACTTGCATTAATCGTATGCCTGCTTATTGGCACAGTGGCTGCCCATGCGCAGTTTGAAAAAGGAAAGTGGTTCGTCAACCCTTCCGTTACCGGGCTTAATTTTTCCTACAATACGGAAACGGATAAGGCTCATTTCGGTCTTGAGGTCAAGGGCGGTGCTTTTTTAATCGATAACGTGGCTTTGCTGCTGGATGCCGGCGCTACATGGCAAGGCGGCGGAACGGATGTCTATACGTTGGGTGTGGGCGGACGTTACTATTTCAACAAAATTGGTGTATTTCTGGGAGCTGATGTAAACTTGAACCGTTACAACTGGGACGGTGGCGATAAAACCCGTTTCGGTTTCGGCATGGAGGGCGGTTATGCTTTCTTCCTGTCGCGTACGGTCACTATCGAGCCTGCCGTTTATTGGGATATAAATAAAGACCGTTCGGAGTTCGGTCTGAAAGTGGGATTCGGTTTCTACTTCTAAAAAAGAAAAAGCTCTTTTTGCACAATATCTGATTTCGTCTCCTAAGATGGTTTGTTTCGTCTTAGGAGACGATTTTTTGTTTCGTGGGATGAAAAAACATCCCGTAAGACGGATTAATCTATCTTACGGGATGTTTCTGACGGAATTGTACGTTTGGTTATTGTAGTTTTTCTCTTAGGAACTGCCCTGTGTAGCTTGCCGCACATGCCGCCACTTCTTCCGGTGTACCGGTTGCCACGATATAGCCGCCTTTGTCTCCGCCTTCGGGGCCGAGGTCTATAACATGGTCGGCACACTTCACTACGTCCATATTATGCTCGATGATAACGATGGAATGGCCGCGGCGTATCAGTGCATCAAAGGCTTCCAGCAGTTTGCGGATGTCGTGGAAGTGCAGGCCGGTGGTAGGCTCGTCGAAGATGAATAGCGTAGGGTCGGCTTTCTCCATACTGAGGTAGTAGGCCAGTTTTACGCGCTGGTTCTCACCGCCGGAGAGGGTAGAGGACGACTGACCGAGTTTGATATATCCCAGCCCCACATCTTGCAGCGGTTGCAGGCGTTTCACGATTTTCTTCTGTCCGTGTGCGGTGAAGAATTCAATGGCTTGGTTAACGGTCATTTCCAGTACATCGTAGATATTGACATCATGGAATTTCACTTCCAGCGTATCTGCCTTGAAGCGTTTGCCGTGGCAGGATTCGCACTCCAGCACAAGGTCCGCCATGAACTGCATCTCTACGGTGATGGTTCCTTCGCCCTTGCACTCCTCGCAACGGCCGCCTTCACTGTTGAAGCTGAAATGGCCGGCGGTATAGCCCATTTGTTTGGCGAGGGGTTGCTCTGCCCAAAGTTTGCGTATTTCGTCGTAGGCCTTTATGTAGGTTACGGGGTTGGAACGCGAGGACTTGCCGATGGGGTTCTGGTCTACAAACTCTACGTTGCGCAGATTTCGCAGGTCTCCGCTGATAGAGGCAAACTCGCCCGGTCGGTCGGTGCATTCGTCCAGTTCGCGTTTGAGGGCGCGGAAGAAGATATCGCGTACCAGTGTGCTTTTGCCGGAACCCGATACGCCGGTGACTACGGTCATTACATTGAGCGGAAAGCGTACGTCCACGCCTTTCAGATTGTTCTCGCGGGCGCCTGTGATTTCAATATACTGGTTCCACGGGCGACGGCTTTCGGGCACGGGAATGGTTTCCTCGCCCAGAAGATAACGCACGGTGTAGCTGTTGCTGTCTTTTTGCAAATCCTTCATGTCTCCTTGGTAGACAACCTCGCCGCCCAGACGTCCGGCCTTGGGACCGATGTCGATGATATAATCGGCGGCCCGGATGATTTCTTCGTCATGTTCCACCACGACCACCGTATTGCCCAACTGTTGCAGTTGGCGCAAGACGTGTATCAGCTTGTCCGTGTCGCGGCTGTGAAGTCCGATGCTCGGTTCGTCCAGAATGTAGAGACTGCCCACAAGACTGCTTCCCAGGGAAGTTGCCAGATTGATACGCTGGCTTTCACCGCCGGACAGCGAATTGCTGAGGCGGTTCAGGGTGAGGTATCCCAAGCCTACATCCAGCAGGAAGCGAATGCGGTTGTTGATTTCTATAAGGATGCGGCGGGCAATGTCGGCATCATGCTTGTCCAGCTTCAGGTTGTCGAAGAACACTTTCAGTTCGGTAATGGGCAGGTCTACCAGTTCGGAGATGCTGCGTCCGCCCACCCGTACATAACCGGCTTCGGGCTTCAGCCTCGTACCGTGGCATTTGGGACAAAGGGTTTTGCCGCGATAACGCGCCAGCATAACGCGGTATTGTATCTTGTACTGGTTTTCCTGCAACATTTTAAAGAAAGCATTGATACCCTCGAAGTAGCGGGTTCCGTCCCACAGCATGCGGCGTTGTTCGTTTGTCAACTGGTAGTAGGGAGTGAAAATGGGGAATCCGGCTTTCTCCGCACCGCGTATCACCATGTCTTTCCATTCGCCCATTTTCTCGCCGCGCCAGCACACCACGGCGCCGTCGTATACGGAAAGGGAGCGGTTGGGGATGACGAGATGTTCGTCGATGCCCACGACACGTCCGAAGCCTTCGCATTCCGGACATGCGCCGATGGGGGAGTTGAACGAGAACATCTGGTCGTTGGGCTCTTCAAACGTGATGCCGTCCGCCTCGAACTTGGTACTGAAACGGTACAGGCTGGTAGTGCCGTCCGGTTGGTAGAAACGCAGCAGGCAGGCTCCGTCACCCTCGTACATGGCGGTTTCGGCGGAGTCGGTGAGGCGGCTGACGGCATCTTTCTCGCCGGAAACCGTCATGCGGTCTACCAATAGGAATACGGTGTCACCGTCTTTAGGCTGATACTCGTCAATGCGCACCATTTCTCCGTTCACTTCCAGTCGGTTGAACCCTTGCTTCAAGTCTATTTCCAGTTGCTGCTGCAAAGTACGTCCTTCGCGGAGCAATATCGGGGTGAGCACGGTATAGCGTGTTCCCTCAGGTTGCCGGAGCATGCAGTTCACGATGTCCTCGGTGGAGTGTTTCTTTACCTCCTGTCCGCTGACCGGACTGAAAGTCCGTCCCACACGGGCATAGAGCAGGCGCAGGTATTCGTAGATTTCGGTAGAAGTGCCTACGGTGGAACGGGGATTGCGGCTGCTTACTTTCTGCTCAATGGCAATGGCAGGGGGGATACCCTTGATGAAATCGCATTCGGGCTTACTCATACGTCCCAAAAACTGGCGGGCGTAACTGCTGAGGCTTTCCACATAGCGCCGTTGCCCCTCGGCATAGAGTGTATCGAATGCGAGCGAGGACTTGCCGGAACCGGACAGTCCGGTTATGACGACCAGTTTGTTGCGGGGAATTTCCACATCAATATTTTTCAGATTATTGACGCGTGCCCCCTTTATGATGATAGATGTATTTTTTGCCATAAGACGATTGAAAATGAATTGAGTTGCAAAGATAATCATTATCTTTGCGACACAATATTTAAAAAGAATAAAATGAAAGTGAGAAATCTCCTCTTGTTACTGGCTTTCTGCTGCCTTTCACTGGCTGTACAGGCACAGTTCGTATCCACATCTGCACATCCTAAACGTGAATTTCGTGCTGCATGGATTCAGGCGGTAAACGGACAGTTCCGTGGCATACCGACCGACC
This window contains:
- a CDS encoding carbon starvation protein A encodes the protein MITFTLCLLALVAGYFIYGRFIEHVFGPDDRKTPAITKADGVDYIPLPTWKIFMIQFLNIAGLGPIFGAIMGAKFGSASYLWIVFGSIFAGAVHDYFAGMLSLRNGGESLPEIIGRYLGVTTKQVMRGFTVVLMILVGAVFVAGPAGLLASLTPETLDTVFWIVVVFIYYILATLLPVDKIIGKIYPLFAIALLFMAVGILVMLYVKHPVLPEVWDGLQNTHPNASALPVFPIMFVSIACGAISGFHATQSPLMARCMMSERHGRPIFYGAMITEGIVALIWAAAATCFFHENGMAETNAAVIVDAITKDWLGTIGGVLAILGVIAAPITSGDTAFRSARLIVADFLGMEQKTMRRRLYICIPMFLAAIGLLLYSLRDKDGFDMIWRYFAWANQTLSVFTLWAVTVYLVRARKLYFLTLIPALFMTCVCTTYICIAPEGFGLSHPASYGIGAAGVAIALVWFVLWKKRQTD
- the uvrA gene encoding excinuclease ABC subunit UvrA, which encodes MAKNTSIIIKGARVNNLKNIDVEIPRNKLVVITGLSGSGKSSLAFDTLYAEGQRRYVESLSSYARQFLGRMSKPECDFIKGIPPAIAIEQKVSSRNPRSTVGTSTEIYEYLRLLYARVGRTFSPVSGQEVKKHSTEDIVNCMLRQPEGTRYTVLTPILLREGRTLQQQLEIDLKQGFNRLEVNGEMVRIDEYQPKDGDTVFLLVDRMTVSGEKDAVSRLTDSAETAMYEGDGACLLRFYQPDGTTSLYRFSTKFEADGITFEEPNDQMFSFNSPIGACPECEGFGRVVGIDEHLVIPNRSLSVYDGAVVCWRGEKMGEWKDMVIRGAEKAGFPIFTPYYQLTNEQRRMLWDGTRYFEGINAFFKMLQENQYKIQYRVMLARYRGKTLCPKCHGTRLKPEAGYVRVGGRSISELVDLPITELKVFFDNLKLDKHDADIARRILIEINNRIRFLLDVGLGYLTLNRLSNSLSGGESQRINLATSLGSSLVGSLYILDEPSIGLHSRDTDKLIHVLRQLQQLGNTVVVVEHDEEIIRAADYIIDIGPKAGRLGGEVVYQGDMKDLQKDSNSYTVRYLLGEETIPVPESRRPWNQYIEITGARENNLKGVDVRFPLNVMTVVTGVSGSGKSTLVRDIFFRALKRELDECTDRPGEFASISGDLRNLRNVEFVDQNPIGKSSRSNPVTYIKAYDEIRKLWAEQPLAKQMGYTAGHFSFNSEGGRCEECKGEGTITVEMQFMADLVLECESCHGKRFKADTLEVKFHDVNIYDVLEMTVNQAIEFFTAHGQKKIVKRLQPLQDVGLGYIKLGQSSSTLSGGENQRVKLAYYLSMEKADPTLFIFDEPTTGLHFHDIRKLLEAFDALIRRGHSIVIIEHNMDVVKCADHVIDLGPEGGDKGGYIVATGTPEEVAACAASYTGQFLREKLQ